TATAGAGAAATGTTGATTTCGCTTCGTGGTGAGACAATCCCGGAGAAGAGGGACGGGGAGAGTGTGAGGAGTATGCTTCTGATGCGATGGCGGGGCCAGGTGCAAGTAGAGAAGCCGCCGCTGAATCGGGTGGTAGATCATCGATCTCTGAACTTGTGAGGGGTTGATTCAGCGATTCTTCTCCAGGGAGAGTGTTGTAATCTTTCCTTAAAGATGCTCTCCTTAATGGTCCTTGAGGTAATATtacgaagaaagagagaagcaTTATGCAAGGCAAGAAAGCAGAAGCCAAAAGACTGATCTTGATAGATAGTCCAATGATAGTTGTCAAAAGAACATATAATCCAGCTCCTGCTAAACCTGCCCCTCCTGTCCCGCTTCCCCATGCCGCCAGACTGAAATGTCCATAGTAATGCGTGAGACCTAGGAAACTCAATTCTCCGCCACCACTACTGAGACTCGCAAGGATGACACCAAATAGTTTTGTCGATACGGATTTGTCGTCTGGGGTTAATGCGATGAGGAGCATACCCCCCGAGGATAAGGagcagaagatgatgattcgTATCCAGTAGGGAATCTTATGAATGAAGTACGGAGCGACGAGTTTGGTTACGAAAGAAGGGAGAACATCTGCGAGTAAAACGACGGATTTGGGGATATCAGGGCCTGTAATATGAAGGGTTAGCGACTGAAAATACCTTGCGATCCCAAACATCCAAGTGTGACATTCAGCTTGCGCATCCAAGGCAAAAAGGGGAAGCCACTCAAACTTACCAACCAAATCCAACGCCGCCGACAGAATAATCACATACAACACATTGTTGATCAGACCTATGGAAGCGTCAGCCCAAGGATCATTGTGCGACTCAACCTGTCGTGCGCCAATGCAAGCATGGTTACTTACCAAATAACCAAAAAGCGATCAAAACCGACGTATCTGCGCCGTGAAAGATAGCCGCAAATCTCGCTCGATACATGGCCCATGAAGATCCTGGGGAGCCGGGAAGGGGAAGCGATAGACCGGTCGATGAGGAGGGTCTGTTCATTGCCGTTGAATGATAGTCATATCATGTCATGTCGAGGGAGTGTGAAGATTAGTATGTGCAAGGAGACCAAATGGTGTTTACGATGCGATGCTTGCTGATTAAGGTCTCACATTGAATGTCTTTGCATTTGGGTGGATAAGGTAGCGATAAGGTATCTATCGACGGAATGTCGTATCTCCTCTGTTCTGTACCTTGGAAAGCCGTGACCACGGACGGACTCAAGTATTATTAACGGGAAGGGAAGGGGCGGACGAGCGAGCAAGGGTAAGCGTGGCATGTCAGTTCCAGTTCAGGTACCGGTACACAATCGGGATGTCCACATTTTCCGTCCGGATCACATTGCAAGCAGGGTGGGGATTTCTGCACTCTATCGTCCTCGTCAGAAGTCGCGATTGACGATGgcaatgagaatgagaatgacCACGGGATTGATGCGAATCCACCAGTTTCCTTCCGCTCCTCCCCATCCTCTGTGTAAAAACTTATA
Above is a genomic segment from Botrytis cinerea B05.10 chromosome 4, complete sequence containing:
- the Bcyhc3 gene encoding Bcyhc3, encoding MNRPSSSTGLSLPLPGSPGSSWAMYRARFAAIFHGADTSVLIAFWLFGLINNVLYVIILSAALDLVGPDIPKSVVLLADVLPSFVTKLVAPYFIHKIPYWIRIIIFCSLSSGGMLLIALTPDDKSVSTKLFGVILASLSSGGGELSFLGLTHYYGHFSLAAWGSGTGGAGLAGAGLYVLLTTIIGLSIKISLLASAFLPCIMLLSFFVILPQGPLRRASLRKDYNTLPGEESLNQPLTSSEIDDLPPDSAAASLLAPGPAIASEAYSSHSPRPSSPGLSHHEAKSTFLYNLHRASSLFFPYMFPLLLVYIAEYTINQGVSPTLLYPTPSSGNPFSHYRSFYPTYGFIYQLGVFVSRSSTPFYRIHNLYVPSFLQIANLFLLISQALWFWIPSVYIIFVVIFWEGLLGGAVYVNTFAEIMEKVGEADREFSLGATSVSDSGGICIAGFVGMVLEVGLCEWQVERGRGWCRMT